CAAGATCAACATGGCATTGAAAGGGGCCATAACGGCACCGGTCATATCTTTCATGCCAATGAGCCGTATTTCGCTGATCTGCTCCTGCCCCCCAACCACCAGACCGGCGACAAGGTCACCGTGCCCGCCCAGATATTTAGTGGCGGAGTGCACCACAAGGTCAGCTCCCAGCTCAATCGGGCGGGTCAGGTAAGGGGTTGCGTAGGTGTTATCGACAACAACCAAGGCACCCGCATCATGAGCGATCGCGCTAACGGCACGAATATCAACCAAACGCATGTTCGGATTAGCGGGTGTTTCAAAATAAACTGCGCGGGTCTTTTCACTGACAGCAGCCGACAGGTTCGCCGGATCGGTCAGATCGACATGAGTGATCTTCACCCCCCATTTGGCGAGCCCATGACGCATGAAGGCAAAAGTGCATCCGTAAAGCGTTTCATCCACGATCAGTTCGTCACCCGGACTGAGAATGGTCCAAAGCGTTGCTGTAATCGCCCCCATTCCAGAGGACAGGGCCAACCCCGCTTCTGCCCCTTCGAGCTTGGCCACGCGGCGTTCTAAAAGATCCAGTGTCGGGTTTGAAATCCGGGAATAGACATGACCTTGTCTCTCTCCGGCGAACATCTCTGCACCTGCTTCGGCTGACTCAAACGCAAAAGTTGAGGTCAAATGGAGTGGCGGCGTCAAGGCCCCCTCGTTGTCCAGTGGATCGTAGCCATGATGAATAGCACGGGAGGCAAAGCCCTTCAGAGTGTTGGTCATTGTTGTCATCCTTCGTTTGAATATGGAAACATATTACCACACTAATCACAGTATTTTATTGCCACTTATGCCAACTTTTGATACCAAATTGACATAATATGCCAAAAAAGGAACCTTATGGACAACAAAGACCGACAGATAATCCGCGCACTTCAAAAAAACGGGCGAATGACCAATCAGGAGCTTGCTGAACTCGTAAATCTATCGCCGTCCCCCTGCCTGCGCCGGATACGCAACCTTGAAGCCCGCGGCGCCATTCTGGGGTATGCCGCCAGTGCCGATGCCGCCGCCTACGGACTTCCCGTGACGGTCTTTGTCAGGATAAAGCTCGAACGGCACAATGAAAAAGACGTTCAACATTTTGAAGCCCGCATCAAGGCGTTAGACGAAGTGCTTGAATGTCACGTCTTGACGGGGCAGACAGACTATCAGCTTCGCGTCGTGGTCGCCGATCTCGACAGTTACGAAACGTTCATCCGTAACCGCATCCATCCGATCGGGTGCATCGCATCCATCGACACCAGCTTCGTATATGGTACGGTCAAAAAGACAGCGGTCTTCCCGCCCCTGAAATAATGGAACGGCTTGGAATGGGCGGCTGGTGTAGTTTATTAAATTCACCGTGCCCGTCTTTCTTGTCCGCCCTTGCCACACTTAAACCCCTAAACGACAGGCCATAACAAACCTGGAAGAACTGACGTCCGCCAAGGCGCCAGCTCTTCAGGCTTCACAAAGCAAGGCCTCCACTGCCTCCTGTGTTTTGGCAACGGCATTGTTGTAACGGATTAAAAAGGGGATGTTGACCGCATCTTCACAGATCCTGATTAATCAAAGCCAGTTAAGGGACGCATTACCGATCAATGAACGGACACCCTTTGTCGTTGGCCTTTGCCCATACCCTGGCTAGTTTCCAGTCCCGCGGGACTTCCCCTACTGTCATGCTTTTCTTAAAGCCATCATTAATTTCGACTGTGCACCCGACTGTGCACCCGACTGTGCACCCACCCGTAATCCTGAAACTTAAACGATTTACAAACGACCAGATCAGTTGAGTTTTTTTCTTTTCTGGTTTCGTACATTCATTCAATCAGTGGCCGTAAGTTTTTGAGACATTTACTGTTACGAAACCGGACAGAACAATATTCATCGCCCCCATGCTGGACTGGACGGCATGTTTTTATGGAGATTTGACGGAAATGAAATTTTTTCGGGTCAAAAAGAACAAGTGCGCAATTGAAAGTAAATCCTCCACTTCGATATTCCTTCTCTGCGTAGAATTATGCCACCGACCTGCAAAAATACAGGCCCGAAACAAACGTCTCGGGCATGAAGTTAAGTCAGAAGCAAACCAACCTTTATTAAACATCTTGTTATGACATGCTATTTGGTAGCCATGTAGACAGGATTGGGAATTGTATCAGGACATACAGAACAACCAGTTCGATCAGGAACAAAGGCGTAATCCCTTTATAGAGTGTGGTGAGTTTTAAGTCTTTATCCGAGGCACTGACCACCGCAAACAAATTGATCCCTACTGGCGGAGTGATTACCCCGACTTCCATCAACTTGACTACGATGACGGCAAACCAAATGGGATCAAAGCCCATATTGTCGGCAACCGGAACCAGAACAGCTGCTGCCATAATCAGGATCGCAAGGCTATCCAGAAACATCCCAAGGATCAGGAACAGAACCACCATCGCGAACAGGAAACCTGCATTTCCCAATCCCAAATCTGTGATCAAACTGATTGCTTCGCGCACAAATCCGGAGAATACCAGAAAGCGTGAGAATGTGAGCCCACCGATCACGATAACGGCAAGAACAGCAGAGATTTTCACGGTCGCCTTAATCGCTTCCCAAATATCACCGCCATTCTGCCGCTTCATCATCAGAACAATCAGAATTGCTCCAACCGCGCCGACACTACCCGCAGCGGAAGGCGGAACTGTGCCGGTGTAAATCCCACCGATAACAATAAACGACAGCAGCAA
This region of Sneathiella aquimaris genomic DNA includes:
- a CDS encoding methionine gamma-lyase yields the protein MTNTLKGFASRAIHHGYDPLDNEGALTPPLHLTSTFAFESAEAGAEMFAGERQGHVYSRISNPTLDLLERRVAKLEGAEAGLALSSGMGAITATLWTILSPGDELIVDETLYGCTFAFMRHGLAKWGVKITHVDLTDPANLSAAVSEKTRAVYFETPANPNMRLVDIRAVSAIAHDAGALVVVDNTYATPYLTRPIELGADLVVHSATKYLGGHGDLVAGLVVGGQEQISEIRLIGMKDMTGAVMAPFNAMLILRGLKTLALRMDRHCASAMETALWLEAHPAIGTVYYPGLKSFAQYELATQQMANPGGMIAFELKGGMQAGKDMMNRLEMIGRAVSLGDAETLIQHPASMTHSTYTPQERQAHGISDGLVRLSVGLEDPADIFADLEQALPRDMKQTAA
- a CDS encoding Lrp/AsnC family transcriptional regulator, which codes for MDNKDRQIIRALQKNGRMTNQELAELVNLSPSPCLRRIRNLEARGAILGYAASADAAAYGLPVTVFVRIKLERHNEKDVQHFEARIKALDEVLECHVLTGQTDYQLRVVVADLDSYETFIRNRIHPIGCIASIDTSFVYGTVKKTAVFPPLK